From Pseudomonas hormoni:
AATTTTTACAGCATGCGACAGCGGTCGTATGTTGGCGGTATGGCCGAAGATGCTCCTGCTTTTCGAGCCGAAAGTACTGCAATGAATCAAAGACCAGGATCGTTGAATTGACGTGAGTTGGGTCCGGGCCTGTATTGGGGCTCAGCGAGTTTGGCGAGGCTCAGGAGAGGTTTGCCGAACGTCCTTAAGAGTGCAAAGACTTATGGCAAAGCGTGACTATTACGAAGTATTGGGTGTTGAGCGTGGCTCGAGCGAAGCGGACCTGAAAAAGGCCTACCGTCGCCTGGCGATGAAGCACCACCCGGACCGTAATCCCGATGACAAAGCGTCGGAAGAGATGTTCAAAGAGGCCAACGAGGCCTACGAAGTGCTGTCCGATTCCAGCAAGCGCGCGGCGTACGACCAGTATGGTCATGCCGGTGTCGACCCAAGCATGGGTGGCGGCGGTGCCGGGTTTGGCGGTCAGAACTTCTCCGACATCTTTGGCGATGTCTTCAGTGACTTCTTCGGTGGCGGTCGCGGCGGTGCTCGTGGCGGTGCCCAGCGCGGCAGCGACTTGCGTTATACCCTGGAGCTGAATCTGGAAGAGGCGGTGCGCGGTACCACCGTTAACATCCGCGTTCCGACACTGGTCAACTGCAAGCCATGCGATGGCTCGGGTGCCAAGAAAGGCTCCTCGCCGGTCACCTGCCCGACGTGCGGCGGTATCGGTCAAGTCCGCATGCAGCAAGGTTTCTTCTCGGTGCAACAGACCTGCCCGCGCTGCCATGGTCAGGGCAAGATCATTTCCGATCCGTGCAGCTCCTGCAACGGTGACGGTCGCGTTGAAGAGTACAAGACCCTTTCCGTGAAAGTGCCGGCCGGTGTCGACACTGGTGACCGCATTCGTC
This genomic window contains:
- the dnaJ gene encoding molecular chaperone DnaJ, whose translation is MAKRDYYEVLGVERGSSEADLKKAYRRLAMKHHPDRNPDDKASEEMFKEANEAYEVLSDSSKRAAYDQYGHAGVDPSMGGGGAGFGGQNFSDIFGDVFSDFFGGGRGGARGGAQRGSDLRYTLELNLEEAVRGTTVNIRVPTLVNCKPCDGSGAKKGSSPVTCPTCGGIGQVRMQQGFFSVQQTCPRCHGQGKIISDPCSSCNGDGRVEEYKTLSVKVPAGVDTGDRIRLSGEGEAGAQGGPTGDLYVVINVREHAIFQRDGKHLFCEVPISFVDAALGGELEIPTLDGRVKLKIPEGTQTGKQFRVRGKGVAPVRGGGAGDLMCRVAVETPVNLGRRQRELLEEFRSSLADDNSHSPKTTGWFEGVKRFFGDL